The proteins below are encoded in one region of Borrelia duttonii Ly:
- the hflK gene encoding FtsH protease activity modulator HflK, giving the protein MLNNILNFFNKTYEYTIILIVLVIILIITISNVFIVGPSDEAVILRLGKLNRILEPGIHIKIPLIEEKLIVPVKIIQEVKFGFNANNNMVINPDEDEGIIITGDLNIIKVEWLVQYKISDPYSFMFKVEDPEKTITDIAKASMNRLIGDNTIFEIINDNRVGVTEGVRDSMNEIIKTYNLGIDIIQVQIRNAMPPKGKVYEAFEDVNIAIQDKNKFINEGKKEFNQIIPKIRGEALKLIEEAKGYKENRINSALAETAIFNAILDAYIKDPEITRERIYNETMKEILENKDNIEIIDKNLKNFLPFKEVK; this is encoded by the coding sequence ATGTTAAATAACATCTTAAATTTTTTTAACAAAACATATGAATATACTATAATTCTAATTGTATTAGTAATAATATTAATAATCACCATTTCAAATGTTTTCATTGTTGGACCATCTGATGAAGCGGTCATTCTTCGTCTTGGTAAATTAAATAGAATACTTGAACCAGGAATACATATCAAAATTCCATTAATTGAAGAAAAATTAATTGTACCAGTAAAGATCATACAAGAAGTTAAATTTGGGTTTAATGCAAACAACAATATGGTAATCAATCCAGATGAAGATGAAGGAATTATTATTACTGGAGACTTAAATATAATTAAGGTTGAATGGTTAGTGCAATATAAAATCAGTGATCCATATTCTTTTATGTTCAAAGTAGAAGATCCAGAAAAAACCATAACAGATATTGCAAAAGCATCAATGAACAGATTAATTGGAGACAATACTATTTTTGAAATCATTAACGATAATAGGGTTGGTGTCACAGAAGGAGTAAGAGATTCTATGAATGAAATTATTAAAACATATAATTTAGGAATCGATATTATACAGGTACAAATCAGAAATGCCATGCCACCAAAAGGAAAAGTTTATGAAGCATTTGAAGATGTTAATATTGCAATCCAAGATAAAAATAAATTTATAAATGAAGGGAAAAAAGAATTTAATCAAATTATTCCAAAAATCAGAGGTGAAGCACTCAAACTAATAGAAGAAGCTAAAGGATATAAAGAAAACAGAATAAATAGTGCATTAGCCGAAACTGCCATATTTAATGCAATTCTAGATGCATACATAAAAGATCCAGAAATTACAAGAGAGCGAATATATAACGAAACAATGAAAGAAATTCTTGAAAATAAAGACAATATTGAAATTATTGACAAAAACTTAAAAAATTTCCTTCCATTTAAGGAGGTTAAGTAA
- the hflC gene encoding protease modulator HflC, with amino-acid sequence MKYILKFLLYFAKILAFTLMFGLILLAITQPIYILKENEISITTRLGKIERTENTAGLKYKIPFIENVHIFPKYILRWDGEPQRIPTGGEEKQLIWIDTTARWKIVDINKFYTAIKTMFRASIIINAAIEPAVRGVIAKYPLLEIIRSSNDPIQRLSDGILTPQDITNNTTYKITKGRKIIENEIIEVSNQNTKDIGIEIVDVLIRKIGYDPSLIDSVHNRMISERQQVAEEQRSIGIAEKTEILGSIEKEKLKLLSEARAEAAKIKAEGDSKAAQIYANTYGQNTEFYKLWQSLESYKITLKDKRKIFSTDMDFFKYLHHTK; translated from the coding sequence ATGAAATATATACTAAAATTTTTACTCTATTTTGCTAAGATTTTAGCTTTTACATTAATGTTCGGTTTAATATTATTAGCTATAACACAACCAATCTATATTTTAAAAGAAAATGAAATTTCAATAACTACAAGACTCGGTAAAATTGAAAGAACAGAAAATACAGCTGGTCTTAAATATAAAATTCCATTTATTGAAAATGTACACATTTTTCCTAAATACATACTTAGATGGGATGGAGAACCTCAAAGAATTCCAACAGGAGGAGAAGAAAAACAATTAATCTGGATAGATACAACTGCTAGATGGAAAATTGTAGACATTAATAAATTTTACACAGCAATTAAAACAATGTTTAGAGCTTCTATTATAATTAATGCAGCGATTGAACCTGCAGTAAGAGGTGTTATTGCAAAATATCCTTTACTTGAAATTATAAGAAGTTCAAATGATCCCATTCAACGCCTATCTGATGGAATATTAACCCCACAAGACATTACAAATAATACAACCTATAAAATCACAAAAGGTCGAAAAATAATTGAAAACGAAATAATTGAAGTATCTAATCAAAATACAAAAGATATTGGAATTGAAATTGTAGATGTACTTATTAGAAAAATTGGTTATGATCCAAGTTTAATTGATTCCGTACACAACAGAATGATTTCAGAAAGGCAACAAGTAGCAGAAGAACAAAGAAGTATAGGAATTGCTGAGAAAACAGAAATTCTTGGTAGTATTGAAAAAGAAAAACTAAAACTATTAAGTGAAGCAAGGGCCGAAGCTGCTAAAATTAAAGCTGAAGGAGATAGTAAAGCTGCACAAATTTATGCAAATACCTACGGACAAAATACCGAATTTTATAAATTATGGCAATCACTAGAAAGTTATAAAATAACACTTAAAGATAAACGAAAAATATTTTCAACAGATATGGATTTTTTTAAATACTTACATCATACAAAATAA